The DNA segment AGAATTAATGGAGTTAATAATGGACATGAATGGAGGCATATGCCCAACATGCCTCCATTCATGCTAtatagaaagagagaaaaacgACATGAGACACGGTGGTACTCCCATTACAGCAGTATCTCTTGCAAAACAGGTGGATCGACAAGTTAGAAATCGATGCTTATCATCCTTGCAACAAGGAAATTTTTAACTTGCAGAAGGACTGTTTTTGTGGCTTGCCACAAGATAATCATGTTTCTGGTTTGATAAAAGATTATTTGTTTCTCAAAGTTAGGCTGCACAAGTTTTTGAAAAGATAgtttattttgagaaatttaacatatattttttaaaaaaatttcatgtcTCTTATAAAATCGGAGAAAAAAATGCCATTTGTCTTCTTTCTAAGTTTCTTATTCAACCACAACCAAATCACTTCCACAGTCTACAAGATCTCAAGGTGTGGTCTTGAACTCAACCCCTAAGTTTCACACTCTCAGATCAAGGACTTCCTCCTACATCAAGGCTTTGTCCACAAAACCCAAGCATTATCTAACAACAAGAAGCAATATGTGCATAATGTCAACGGTTCATCCAAAGTGTCAGATTGTTGGTTTTTATCCAGATCCGAatttactatttatttaaaatatttaaaatttaattatatttatatatgtatactatatataatttttatataaaataatgaatttttaaaattttattcaatttcaataatatttcatttaaaaaataataataggctaaataaataagataaatcattttaattagctagtttttaatttagtttttaaaaaggaTCTGGATCCGGATATCCGCGGGTATTCGGATTTTAGTCCGGATATCCGGAGAACCCGAATCCAGATCCGGATAGCAATTCTCAAAATACCTCGGATATCCGATCCGTCCCAGAGCTAATGCCAATTACATAATAGTTTTAGGGTTATTAACCTAATTGACTATCATAAAAATTAACTTGAGTGCGATATGTAGGAATCtaacttttcaaataatattataagaaatatttttagtatattgaTAATATAAACAGTTATTAAAGGGTCGATTACCACATATAGCCACTAAGCTAAGGCAGACCtttgtataaatttttttaaagttagtAGATAATGTACTTTAACATCATTTTCTAGAAATTAGGTAAGACAATATTTGGTATAACTAATAACTATATTTTCATGTAGATATATGGTTATTTACAATATTGAACCTAGTAAAGTACcaatcttttgtttttattcgTTTCGAAGTTGAACAAACCTAACCTGTGAAAAGCTACGTTGAACTTGATCCACATTAGTGATAAACATGACATGACGGAAAACAAACGCATCAATCGTGAACCCTTCTTTCTTAGCCAGAGGTTTCCGTTTTCGCTTTCATTGCTTCATCGCACCACTCGCCGATCCTAAATCCTCTCCATCAGCAGCTAAGCATTTCTGAAATCTTCAAAACTTTCGTAGGGGTTCCCGATAACAACTCGCCTCTTCTACCCTCTGTAATGGCGATGAGAGGTGTCGATTTCAAGTGGTGAGAGCTCTCTCACTTCACTCCCATCGATCTAAAGGAGATGACTTTCCATCTCGTATTCGTTTCGCTTGTTAACTTTGTGTGGGTAAATTTGTGCAGGTACGATGGGTTCTTCTTGTCGATGCTTGCAACTAGTGTGTATCCTTCCCTTTATAAAGTTTCTTCCTTTGTTACTCTTGAAGATCCAATTGTAGTTTTGGTCTTCTCATGGAATTGAGGAGCTCATATTGATTTTTGGATAGGGTTTAAGGTGAACTTGTTTCCTTAATGGTTGATAGAATCATTGTAGCTATCAATTGGAAGAAATACCATACTTGCCATTACCCCTTGCATATATGGATTGTGGTATCTCCCTCCCTCCCTTGACCTTTTGTTTATTATGTGTGAGCTTTTTCATTTGATTCTAACTTCCTCAGGTTGATTACACCACCGTCTTTATCTTCCGCGTCTTAATGTTTGTTGACAATGGTCTTGCTGCTGCCCTTGGCTTGTAAGCTCCTCCTACACtttcttaatgtttcttaaCAGTTGAGTTTTGGGTTATCTTTAGAATTGCAAGCTTGATCTCTGAGTGAGAGCTACTGCCAACGCTTCTCTGTCTTGTTAGGTAGTAAGGATATATTAAATAAGTCTGATGTTAATTTTGTTTCGCATGTATTAGGGATTTTGGAAGTCAACAACGGAACATTGGGTTTTGTGGGAGAGTGGTGGTGCTCTCTATCCTATCTCTTTTGCTCTATCCATCTCTGTGGGCTTGGACTGTAATCGGTACAATATGGTTTACAAGGGCAAAAAGCTGTGTAAGCAGTTTTTCATGATCATGCCCATATGGCTATTCTTGTTTCAAATCCTGCTGCTGAGCCTTATTATCTATTTCTCTTCTTGTGATAGTTACCTGAAGAAGGCCAAAAATGGGGTTTCCTCATTTGGCTGATATTCAGCTACTCTGGCCTCCTCTGCATTGCTTGCATCTGTGTCGGAAAGGTAAGACTCTCATCAAAGCCTTTTGTTACTCTGAAGAGGAGGACACGCCAGCTATATGAGTGTACTGTACTTATTTTAATTTAACTTGATAGTGGTTGGCGCGAAGACAGGTGCACGTGTTACGTGCTCAGCAGGGAATCCCGAGCTCAGAGTTCGGGGTGAGTTTCAGGATCTAGTTGTTCAACTTCACTTCTTTTTATACAAAGAAGATCATTTGCGGAAATGCAGTTATCTTCTGACGCTTGTTCTGTTTACTTGTGGACAGATTTTAGTTGACATGATTAGGGTTCCTGACTGGGCATTTGAAGCCGCGGGCCAAGAGATGAGAGGCATAAGTCAAGATGCTGCTGCTGCATACCATCCTGGACTTTACTTGACTCCTGCTCAGGCAAGTCTCGTCGTTTTGTTCTCAGTATGTTAAGCATTTAAGTAACTATCCTTAACGTGAATGTGACTCGAAGCTACTCTATCCAGACTGAAGCCGTGGAGGCACTCATACAAGAACTTCCAAAGTTCAGGTTAAAAGCCGTCCCAGATGATTGCGGTGAATGCTTAATCTGCTTAGAGGAGTTCCATATTGGACATGAGGTACTAAACATCTCTTTTCCTAACATTTGTGAGGGGATTAACCAACTTCTTATGCATAAGTTTTGCTACGATACTGTGTTTGCCTGCTTTTATTCCTTAGATGAGTGGAAATTGTCTGAATTTTACAGGTTAGAGGTTTACCTTGCGCCCATAATTTCCATGTGGAGTGCATAGACCAGTGGCTGCGTTTGAACGTGAAATGTCCTCGGTGCCGGTGCTCAGTCTTTCCAGACCTCGATCTCAGCGCATTATCCAATCTCCAGAGCTCATCAACACAACAGCCCCCACAGGGGAACACGGAAACAACAGAAGCTCGGTACATAAGAAGCCAACCACAAAGCGAGAGCTACTTCCTGAGACTTCAGTCTCTAATTCACCCGGTCCATACTGACACCGCTCTGGAGACTGCAGAGAACGGTGGAGTTCCTCCTGTCTTGGCTGGTCGATCTCCATCTGGGAGATGAGAGACATAAGTGTGAGTCGAGTCTATGGTTTTTCTACTCATTACTAACTCTCGACTGATCGaaggaaaaataataataattagcaCATTTTGAGTCTTCCTACCCCTTGTAAGTTTTCACCTTTGACACTCTTACAATGTAAATAAATTGGGGGGGttgaaagaaaaggaaaaaaaaaacaatatttgggGTTTTACATTGGGAATGAAGAACTGTACATGTCCATACTCTTTAACGGTAGAGGATGTTCTTACTACTTTTGCTTAGTTATGGTTTCCTCAGGTTGACACcaaattctatttttgtttaCCCAAATCATGTGAGCAGTTGACTAATTTCATAGCATACATTACACATTTACACCTCAAAATTGTATAGTTTATGTTTACATTCATAATTCATTAcccatttaaaatctatatattttctcaAATCCTTTTCATAAAAGAGCAACTTTTCCTGAACTATATAACTTCTGTATAAAAAcgttttcaaatatttcatttttacttcaaaaatGAGTTAACTTAAATCTTctctaatcatattttatttttgagtctataatgaaaatgaaattttaataaaatagaataatggtttttaattcttttaattCATTTTCACTCCAAAATTAAGTTGAGTTGAAATGAAACTCAACTGGATTATAAAAgtgcttcattttttttttgaaaatattataatacaataGAGATGTTCCAAACAGTATACATGTACAGTAGGAATAAGCATATACTATTTTTGGAACACTTCTAGATAGATAAATATAGCTTATGAACATATagcatatgttttttttttcaataaaaaattaacacaCAACATATGTTTTTCCTTTAACCTTATAAATACCATCTGTTACAGTCGCAAAACCTAGATGCGACCCTTTTAAGAAAGTAATCTAATTTGACCCAGTTAAAAATTTTCTATTCTCATTATCCCACTTATTTTATAACTACCATACCATATTTTCTCTCTCCTTATTATTACCctttactattttattattatctcTTTTCTTGTGGATCTCACGTGTTAtctctattttttaatttaaaaagcGGATCCATTTCCCACATAAATTCCATAATTTATTGGACAACCTGACAGGCGACCACACACCCAATCTATCTCTCTCCTTCCCACAGCTGTCCATCTTGTTCTTTTTTCCCCAACCATCTTCGAACCACTTCTCCCCATCTTAGTTCTATTGGCGATTTTCAAGCTTTTTGACGTAAATTGGTACATTTTTTTCatgaattttttataataatataatacttATCTTCTATATGTTATGAGTAATGAAAAATATGAAAGCTTAGTTTTAAAAATCATGAGAGTTTTCaaagaaatataataataatgtttgaAGAAAATTCTATATATTTCTCCTTTTTTAACACGGTTttgcaagaaaaaaacatgaaaatggtGTTAGACGATAATGTGGATTTTGTAACACGTTATTAGTTGATTAAAAAGACTAAAACCGATAAGAACTAAAGTTTTAGGTATATTGGTATGAAAATGATGTTTAAGGACTATTTTGAATATTCTGCTTATTTTTTACTGTTTTAAGGAAAATATTACATTACAATAGTGGTAGATGATATTGTGGATCTTAGAACACTCTCTTGGTCAGTGAAAAAGGTTAAATCGACAAAAGCGAAAATTTAAAGGAACTACTGGAATTACTAGTATTACTGGATCGACTACGTACCAAAGATCTTGGACAACTTAGATTCTTTAAATGGTTAActaatcataattttattttttcaggaAAATTTATGGCTTCTCCTATTacaatcatatgttttgaatatGGAGGAAGTTACATCAAGGATGGGGCTGAGATAAGGTGGATCTTGGGAGAAGATGAAATTCACACTCTAGTGATGAAAACATCTGTGGAAGATGTTACATATTCTGAATTGGTTGAGAGTATATGCATAAAGATTAAGGCATATGGAGATGGGATGCTAAAGATTAGTTACTTTCCAATGGTATTGTATTCGAACAAGCCATCATAAATTTGGGGTGAT comes from the Brassica rapa cultivar Chiifu-401-42 chromosome A01, CAAS_Brap_v3.01, whole genome shotgun sequence genome and includes:
- the LOC103874107 gene encoding E3 ubiquitin-protein ligase SIS3, with the translated sequence MAMRGVDFKWYDGFFLSMLATSVIIVAINWKKYHTCHYPLHIWIVVDYTTVFIFRVLMFVDNGLAAALGLDFGSQQRNIGFCGRVVVLSILSLLLYPSLWAWTVIGTIWFTRAKSCLPEEGQKWGFLIWLIFSYSGLLCIACICVGKWLARRQVHVLRAQQGIPSSEFGILVDMIRVPDWAFEAAGQEMRGISQDAAAAYHPGLYLTPAQTEAVEALIQELPKFRLKAVPDDCGECLICLEEFHIGHEVRGLPCAHNFHVECIDQWLRLNVKCPRCRCSVFPDLDLSALSNLQSSSTQQPPQGNTETTEARYIRSQPQSESYFLRLQSLIHPVHTDTALETAENGGVPPVLAGRSPSGR